The genome window TAATAATGTGTATTTTGGTGAATTAATTCTGACTTTTCAGGTATAATTAGGGGTTTAAGTAAATTTATTAAGTTTAGGATTTTAATTTAAGCCTACTTATGAAACTAGTACGAATACTCTTTTGTTTGTAGATTTGTAAATCACTTTGGTAGTCTAATTAGCCTAAATTTGAGCAGATTGTGAATAAAAAGTTAGTAAAAAAAGGTACTGTTTTGTGCAGTATTTGGCCTCATCACATGGTCTTTGTCAGGCGCTTAAGAAAGGCTGACAAAGGCCCCtgccagtttttttttttttttttgttgactgAGCACGGCTGGAGACaggtttatttaaaaaaataaatttttgcacCGCTGACCGCACTAAAATTTCAGAGGTTCTGACCTTGTGCAGAATTCATTCTGCAGATATAGAATGAGAAATAGGGTGTGTTAGAGATACATTCGtgtgatgttttttttttttccgcctATATTTTAAGCAATTAGCCCAATTTCACGAAGCATTGGTCTTTTTTTtcagttgaattttttttttcatttttatagaTGAGTCTACATGTAGTTCCCATATGGCCCCCGATTTTTGCACAGGAAACATCAAACTGGATGGTGCCACAGCAAATGTATTTGATTAGAcaacaaataaaatttgaagGACTACATTGGTgaaaaaatcattaaaaatgaaattagttttactaaaaaattttaaggaagaaaatgaggaaattcCCTTTTGTAAATGTTAGCCCCTACCTGTCAATGTTGATTCTTCCCAttactaaatttcaaaatttttcctatTTCTTATCCAAGCTAGTCTAGTGTATCCATGTCTGGTAGAATAgcatttatttctttcttttattcaataGTTTAATCAATAGATCCGATTAGACATTTTCTGCTTACTGCATGAGCAATAGCATATGTTCAATCCTCTACCAATATTTGTCTATGGTCCAAATTGAAGCTCTTCAAATTTCAGAGGTAAGTTATGTCATTTTAAACAAATTTTCTTGTTACaattaattattaaattaaGTACAATCAAGTTGGTCTAGTACACCCCATTGAAATGCTTAACCTTCCTCCTTCATATCCCTTTCCATTATCAAAGTCAACCATCTAACGATCTCCAATCAAGAAACTAGAAGAAAGATCATTCGATGCTCAGAACCCTTTATTCAATTACCCTTTGCTAACAAATTAAACAACAAGAAGCAATATGGGAGCACCTCTAAGGATCATAGATTCTGCACTTTTCATCTACTTCCTCATTATAGCAATTGCGGTTCCACTTATTGATGGCCAAACAATTCTTCCTATAGACCTATATCCCAAGTTCTTGATCGAGTTAAAGAGCTGGTTCTTCAAACAAATTGACCACTATCTGGTTTTTGAGATGCCTTATTTCTATGTTGGAATTGCATGGTTTGAGCTTCTCTTCCAGTGGCCGGTAGCTTTGATGTGTGCTTATGGCATTGCAGCTGGAAAATCTTGGTTCAGTACTACGTCTCTTATTTATGGTTCCTCCTTTTTGACTAGCCTGGTATGCTTCTGCTGATCAAAACATGATTCCCCTTTTATATTTAGTTAATTATTCCCTCTTTTTACCAGTAATAATGTTTTGTTGTTAATGGCGGTGATCTGATAATTATGTAAGCCATCAACTCCCATCAAAAAGTTGGAAAAGTGGATTGCCTAGAATGAACCAAAaagtaacccaaaaaaaaagggacaagaagaaaaaagaagagcaaAATGGAAGAAAGCATCTCACGTGATTTGCACGTGGAAGGCCAAAGAACATCAAATTTCACCCCCTTCTCACTTTATATATAAGTTCTTTATAGTATAATACTGCAAAGTTAATAATGTTTTGTTGTTATGAGAAATTACTTTCTATGTAGATAACATAACtactgtttctttctttctttttttttagggataatttcggaAATCTCCCCTTTGGTTTCTGATTATTTCACTACCATCTCTTGAagttttgaaaatattactAACCTCTCTTGAAACTTATATTCTTGTAACAATTTAccccaattcaaaaaaaataaaaaaagtaattttaggTGTGAGAAGATCATTTGATTCCAAAAGTGCCCTTCACCTATAATAATAGtaattaatttaattatttGATCTAACTTATTATTTCACTTATGGGGTCGTTATTACACAtgattaatacaaaaaaaatttcatcatttgcaacCAAAAAGTAACAACTTTCGAAATTTAACAACACAACTTTTATTCTTaccttaagattcttgttatcACCATGGAACTGAAGTC of Coffea arabica cultivar ET-39 chromosome 5c, Coffea Arabica ET-39 HiFi, whole genome shotgun sequence contains these proteins:
- the LOC113689721 gene encoding uncharacterized protein, with translation MGAPLRIIDSALFIYFLIIAIAVPLIDGQTILPIDLYPKFLIELKSWFFKQIDHYLVFEMPYFYVGIAWFELLFQWPVALMCAYGIAAGKSWFSTTSLIYGSSFLTSLAAILAELIGSKRASDKLIRFYYPFLVFAVLSFARGLLPYSGTSASIGKTAGLNQKKQA